In Deltaproteobacteria bacterium, the sequence TGAACCTGTCCCCGCAAAACGAAATCAGGAATATATTTTCAAAGAAGATACTGTCTATGGAACATAGGGAACTTGTAGAATACTGGAATGAGCAATACTTTAAAGGCATTACACCGCCGCCTGTTCTGGAATCAGAAGAGGCTGTAAAGAGATTTGTAATTGAGGTTGACGGCGCTATCGGATATATACGAAAAAAGAACCTTGAACCAGGTCTGGAGGTTCTATACACCATAGAGGTAGAAAAATGATAGAAAAGATAAGGAAAAGCCTTGCTATTAAAATATCCCTTCTCTTTCTGGTTGCTATTATACCGCCCTATTTTCTGACGAGCCTTTTGTATTTTCAAAACTCAAGAGAGGCAATATACAGTGAGATAGTCAGGGGATTAAAGGCAGAGACAGAACTAATCAGGGAAAATATAGATGCAAGACTCTTCCTCTTGCGGAGCAATGTAATGGCATGGGCAGGTCTTGAGGTAATGAAGGATATACTTACTGATGATGTGGATAAGAGGATTACATCTGTCCTTGAAGGTTTTAAAAGGGACTACAGATTGACAGGCGAAATATATGCTATAGGCAAAAATGGGGATGTAGTAGCGTCCAGTAATCCGCTATACATAGGCAGGAATATAAAAGATGAATATCTTGTGAGGGGTTTATCAGGAGAGATAATTGAGATTGATGCCCATTCTTCTAAAATAAGCAGCAGGCAGGTTATATCCTTTATTGCACCTATAAATCCATCCTTTCTTGGTTCAAAGCCAATAGGCGCCATTGTTCTGGAATATGAAGTTAATGGTCTTAAGGATGTCCTTGCAATAGGCGGCATACCCATCCTTGCTGTATTAAATAAAAAGGGTGAGGTGGTGGTATCATCACAGGAAGGGGCTGTTGAGAAGACAGGCATTACAGATTACATAGACGGAAAAGGGACAGCAACAGCAGCCTCTTCTAGAGGTTACATTGTAGCCCTTTCAGTGTCAAAAGGGTATTTTGATTTTAAGGGATTTGGATGGAGGTTAGCCGGGGCAGTAGATGAGTACGAGGTGCTTTCACCTGTAAGATGGGTGGAGAAGGAAAGTCTTTTACTGGGTATATCAGGTGCGGTTGTTATATTTATCCTTATATTTGTATTTGCAAACAGGGCTGTCAGACCTTTAAAAGAACTCTCTATTATGGCAGACCATATAGCAAGGACAAAGGATTTTACCTCTGGTTTTGTAGGCACTAAAAGGAGTGACGAAGTCGGCAAACTTGCACATGCCTTTAACCATATGGTGGAGGAGACAAAGGGTTACATAAGCAAACTAAAAGAGATGGAAGAGGGGGTTAGAAGGGCAGACAGGCTCTCTGCCCTTGGTGAACTCTCTGCAGGTATGGCACATGAGATTAAAAATCCACTAGGGATCATAAAAAGTTCTGCTGATATGTTAAGGACATGGCTGGAAAAGGATTTAAGATGTAGTCCTCTGGCATCTGTTATATCAGAGGAGTCTGACCGTCTTGCAAAGATACTTGAGGCATTCCTCCAGTTTGCAAGGCCAAGGCCGCCGCAGATAGCACCGTGTCAGATAAATGATGTGGTGAAAAAATCTGTAAGCCTGTTAAGTCCTGATATTAAAAAGTCAGGTATAATAATGGAAGTTGAACTTGATGATGCCGTCCCAATAATTAAAGCTGATGCGGACCAGTTGCATCAGGTCTTTGTAAACCTTATAATCAATGCCATACAGGCAATGCCGGAAGGCGGGAGACTATTAGTAAGTTCAATGTTCAACCCCATATTTAATACAGGGCAAGATGCAAAATCCAAGACTTATGATTTTGTAGAAATAGCCTTTTCTGATACAGGTTCTGGCATATCGCAGGAATATAAAGATAAGATATTCAACCCCTTTTTTACAACAAAGGAAAAAGGTTCAGGTCTTGGTCTTGCTATTGTTCAGCGGATAATAGAAGGACATAAAGGCTGGATAAGGGTTTGGCAAGGGACACCTTCAGGAATTACATTCAGGATATATCTGCCTGCGCCTGCGGCTGCATATTCTAATCATGGAGAAGAGGGGATAAAATGAAAACCATACTTGCAGTAGATGATGAAAAGAACTACCTGCTTGTTATAAGCACCCTTTTAAAAGAAGATGGATACGAGGTCATTACCACACAAAATCCTTACAGGGCTGTTGAAATATTGGATGAAACCCCTCTCCATCTCATTATTACAGATATGAAGATGCCGGGTTTATCAGGCATAGATATACTCAAGGCTGTGAAGGAAAAAAGACCTGAAATCCCTGTCATAGTCCTTACAGCCTTTGGGACAGTTGAAACAGCAGTAGATGCAATGCGGCTTGGCGCATACCATTATATACTCAAGCCCTTCCAAAATCAGGAGATAAAACTTGTGGTGAACAGGGCATTTAAGATGGTTGACCTTGTGGAGGAGAAGAATCTCCTGAATCAGGAACTATCCGCAAGGTTCGGCATCAAAGGTTTTGTTGCAGAAAGCGGTGCAATGAAAAATATCTTAAGCCTTGTAGAACAGGTTGCCCCTGCCAGAACCACAGTTCTGATACATGGAGAGAGCGGGACGGGAAAGGAACTTATTGCAAGGGCAATCCATCAGAAGAGTTCAAGGGCAGAAAGACCGTTTATTGCTGTAAACTGCGGAGCACTCACAGAGACACTCCTTGAAAGCGAACTCTTTGGACATGAAAAGGGGGCTTTCACAGGTGCAACTATGCAAAAGAAAGGTAGATTTGAACTCGCAGACGGAGGCACCCTCTTTCTCGATGAGATAGGGACAACATCACCTGCCCTTCAGATAAGGCTCTTGAGGGTTTTGCAGGAACAGGTATTTGAACGGGTGGGTGGAACGAGAAGCATAAAGGTAGATGTGAGGATAATTGCTGCAAGTAATATAGACCTTAAGGAACTCATAGAAAAAGGGGGTTTCAGGGAAGACCTCTATTACAGGTTGAATGTCTTTACAATCACCATACCGCCTTTAAGGGAGAGGAAAGAGGATATAATACCGCTGGCAAACTACTTTTTAAATATCTATTCAAAGGAGATTGGCAAACAGATTAACTCTATCTCCAGAGAAACTATAGACCCTCTTATAAACTATCAATGGCCAGGTAATGTGAGGGAACTTAAAAATGTTATAGAGAGGGCGGTTGTTGTTTGCAGGGGACATGAGATAGGATGTGGGGAACTTCCCATGGAGATTAGGCATGGAAGTGTAAAACAGATGCTGTCCAGGACTATAGACCTTACAAAACCTTTGCCTGCCGCTGTAGAGGAGTTTGAAATGGAGATTATAAAAGAGGCATTAAAAAGGACAGGAGGGGTTCAGGCAAAGGCTGCAAGACTCCTTGGTATAAGCCCTACAAACCTTCAGTATAAAGTTAATAAATACGACTTGCCTGAAAAAGCCAATTAAATAAATAAGATTTATGGAGCCACCGGAGGGATTTGAACCCCCGACCTGACGATTACAAATCGCCTGCTCTACCTGCTGAGCTACGGTGGCAGTGAAATTTGTTAAATTATAAAAACATATTATAGCAAAGTCAATCTTAAATTTTGCTCCGAAAATTTTGCTCCGAAAATGCACCGTAGCGGCTGACTGTCCTGCTGGCAAACCATCTATTTTTAGTTAAAAACGATAGGCGAAAAGTGTAAAACAAAGGTACATTAGTTTTTAGTTTTTATCTTTGCGTTTTTCGCTTCTCAGCAGGCATGGCAGTCAGCCTCACACCTTTTTTCAGGAAGGTCTTGCTTAACATCTCATGTGCTATAGAAAAGTCATGGGATATTTCAATAACAATCCCTGATTTTTCAGCACCCCTTATTAAGTATCTCCTTTTCTTTGGAAGCGATGAAAAGTCTGTCTTTGGGAGGTCTATGTGGTAGGTATAAAAGACTTGTGTCCTCCAGCCAAGCCAGTTGAATGACCTTATGTCGTTTATAAAAGGATAATTTGTAATAACGGCATAATCGTAGTTTGACTGCAAAAATTTGGCAATAATATCAGTTATTTCAAGGAGATGATTTATTGCCTTTGATGGAAATATGGTCTCTGACGGTTCAATGATACAGGAATTTATCGGCATTAAAGGGACTCCGATTGCCGCAGGCAGACCAAATTTCTTTGATATGTTAGATAGTGTAAACTCTTTTCTGCAAATTCGGTAAATTCAAAAAGGGTCTATTTTTAAAATAAATAAGTTTTGCTTTAAGCCCTGATATGTCTATGACTTGGAACAATTTTAGCCTCTTTTTTCACAATCTTAAAAAGGAAATTCATATAAGTTAATTTATAGTTTACAACCAGTTTGAACAAAATATGCGACAAAGTGCTTGACAATTTCAGGCAAAAAATGGTTAAAAGGGTGGTATTGAAATATCATAAAAAAACCTATTTTATTTACATAATCAATATCTTGCCCAGATAGCTCAGTAGGTAGAGCAGAGGACTGAAAATCCTCGTGTCGGCGGTTCAATTCCGTCTCTGGGCACCATAAAAATCAAGGGGTTGCAGGAATTTTCAGCAATCCTTTTTTTATTTAGCGAAATTAACCTTGCACCTCTTAAAATTCTTCTATATTATATGAATACCATGAAGGTTTTTTCTGCAAATAGGGAAGATTTTGTCCGATTTATTGATACTATCATAAAAAGAGGTCAGTCCGATACATCTGATATTGAAAAGATTGTCCGAACCATCCTCACGGATGTTAAACGAAATGGTGATAATGCAGTTCTGAAATATACAAATAAATTTGACAGCACTGCCATAAAACATGGATACAAATTAAAGGTTACCAGACAAGAAATAAAGAATGCCCTAAAAATAATCCCGGCAAAAGACCTCAAAATACTGAATCTTGCAGCCAAAAGGATTGATAGATTTCATAAAAAACAACTCCAGAAATCATGGTCTTATACCGATAAGGATGGAACTACTCTGGGACAGATGGTTGCACCTATTGAAAAGGTTGGAATATATGTGCCGGGTGGAAAGGCTTCTTATCCATCAACAGTCCTAATGAATGCCATACCATCAAGGATCGCAGGGGTAAAAAAAATCATTATGGTAACACCTCCATCAAAGGACGGCGTAAACCCTTATGTCCTTGCATCAGCAGGCATTGCAGGTGTAGATGAGATTTATACAATCGGAGGTGCGCAGGCAATTGCTGCCCTTGCATACGGAACAGATACAATCCCAAGGGTTGATAAAATTGTTGGTCCAGGAAACATCTATGTGGCAACTGCAAAGAGACTTGTATTTGGCACTGTTGATATTGATATGATTGCAGGGCCTAGTGAGATATTGATTATAAATGATGGCGCTGGAGACCCTTCATGGATTGCAGCGGATTTACTATCTCAGGCAGAGCATGATGAACTTGCGTCAAGCATACTTCTGACAACATCAAAAGATATGGCAGATGCTGTGACACAAGAGATTGATAAACAATTTAAGACCTTAAAACGGAAAGATATTGCCAGAAAATCTATTGATAATTCTGGTGCAATCATTATTATAAAAGACTTAAATGAGGCAGCAGATATTTCTAACAGGATTGCCCCTGAACACCTTGAACTTTTTGTAAAAAAACCTTTTGAACTTCTAAAAAAGATTAAAAATGCAGGGGCAATCTTTTTAGGACCTTACACCCCTGAGGCACTTGGTGATTATATGGCAGGACCAAATCATACCCTTCCAACAGGCGGCACAGCAAGGTTTTCTTCTCCTTTGGGTGTAGAAGATTTTGTAAAACGTTCCAGCATTATTTCCTTTTCTAAAAAAGGACTTGAAAAACTTGGCAAAGATGTAATAAGGTTTGCAGATATAGAGGGACTAGAGGCACATGGTAAGAGTGCAGGGATAAGACTGCATGGAGAAAAAAATGCCAAGAAAAGCAAAGATACTTAGAAAGACAAAAGAGACTAA encodes:
- a CDS encoding HAMP domain-containing protein, which codes for MIEKIRKSLAIKISLLFLVAIIPPYFLTSLLYFQNSREAIYSEIVRGLKAETELIRENIDARLFLLRSNVMAWAGLEVMKDILTDDVDKRITSVLEGFKRDYRLTGEIYAIGKNGDVVASSNPLYIGRNIKDEYLVRGLSGEIIEIDAHSSKISSRQVISFIAPINPSFLGSKPIGAIVLEYEVNGLKDVLAIGGIPILAVLNKKGEVVVSSQEGAVEKTGITDYIDGKGTATAASSRGYIVALSVSKGYFDFKGFGWRLAGAVDEYEVLSPVRWVEKESLLLGISGAVVIFILIFVFANRAVRPLKELSIMADHIARTKDFTSGFVGTKRSDEVGKLAHAFNHMVEETKGYISKLKEMEEGVRRADRLSALGELSAGMAHEIKNPLGIIKSSADMLRTWLEKDLRCSPLASVISEESDRLAKILEAFLQFARPRPPQIAPCQINDVVKKSVSLLSPDIKKSGIIMEVELDDAVPIIKADADQLHQVFVNLIINAIQAMPEGGRLLVSSMFNPIFNTGQDAKSKTYDFVEIAFSDTGSGISQEYKDKIFNPFFTTKEKGSGLGLAIVQRIIEGHKGWIRVWQGTPSGITFRIYLPAPAAAYSNHGEEGIK
- the hisD gene encoding histidinol dehydrogenase, with translation MKVFSANREDFVRFIDTIIKRGQSDTSDIEKIVRTILTDVKRNGDNAVLKYTNKFDSTAIKHGYKLKVTRQEIKNALKIIPAKDLKILNLAAKRIDRFHKKQLQKSWSYTDKDGTTLGQMVAPIEKVGIYVPGGKASYPSTVLMNAIPSRIAGVKKIIMVTPPSKDGVNPYVLASAGIAGVDEIYTIGGAQAIAALAYGTDTIPRVDKIVGPGNIYVATAKRLVFGTVDIDMIAGPSEILIINDGAGDPSWIAADLLSQAEHDELASSILLTTSKDMADAVTQEIDKQFKTLKRKDIARKSIDNSGAIIIIKDLNEAADISNRIAPEHLELFVKKPFELLKKIKNAGAIFLGPYTPEALGDYMAGPNHTLPTGGTARFSSPLGVEDFVKRSSIISFSKKGLEKLGKDVIRFADIEGLEAHGKSAGIRLHGEKNAKKSKDT
- a CDS encoding sigma-54-dependent Fis family transcriptional regulator — translated: MKTILAVDDEKNYLLVISTLLKEDGYEVITTQNPYRAVEILDETPLHLIITDMKMPGLSGIDILKAVKEKRPEIPVIVLTAFGTVETAVDAMRLGAYHYILKPFQNQEIKLVVNRAFKMVDLVEEKNLLNQELSARFGIKGFVAESGAMKNILSLVEQVAPARTTVLIHGESGTGKELIARAIHQKSSRAERPFIAVNCGALTETLLESELFGHEKGAFTGATMQKKGRFELADGGTLFLDEIGTTSPALQIRLLRVLQEQVFERVGGTRSIKVDVRIIAASNIDLKELIEKGGFREDLYYRLNVFTITIPPLRERKEDIIPLANYFLNIYSKEIGKQINSISRETIDPLINYQWPGNVRELKNVIERAVVVCRGHEIGCGELPMEIRHGSVKQMLSRTIDLTKPLPAAVEEFEMEIIKEALKRTGGVQAKAARLLGISPTNLQYKVNKYDLPEKAN